The Anomalospiza imberbis isolate Cuckoo-Finch-1a 21T00152 chromosome 2, ASM3175350v1, whole genome shotgun sequence nucleotide sequence ATTTTGCTCTCTTGAACATCCAGGGAATACTGTGAAACCCAGGAATACTGTGAAACCCAGGATCGAAGTGTACTCTGTAAGGTGAAAGATGATCACCTGTCTGGCATTCTCTGTGGCTATCACAGGGATAGAGATGATCTGTAAGAGCAGAGAGGCAGCAAAACCTGCATAGGTGTCACTGCAGCTCTGGAAGGATTTTGCTTTTAGCAGTTGTGGGCTTATTACCTTGTTCTGGTGTTTGGGCTCATGTCTCTGTGACAAGATTTGGGTCTGGagccatttattttctttggttttgttttttctttgtgtttttcaaTATTTGCTTTAGGTTATCAGCAACCACAGAATACCTTAAAACTACAAAAGTGTTGTGGTGGCCTTTTTGAAAATACAGAGTGGTTTAGTTGAAATAAAAGTTTGTGGTGGCGCATGATTTACAAATTGTGCTAGTTAATTTATTAATCCTTTACTTCTGCACAGATGAAATGCTGTGGTGTGAATGACTATACGGACTGGTACCCAGTGCTGGGAGAAAACATTGTTCCAGACCGATGTTGTATGGAAAACTCCCAAGACTGTGGACGGAACTCTACTGAATCACTGTGGAAAACGGTAAGGCTCACTTTGCCCAGATCAAGTCTTAGGTAGGGGTGGGAAGGAACAAAACAGAGGGAATGcacatgaaagaaaatgtgaCCTTGGGGTTTCAATTTTCATCTTTCATCATTTCAGGGATGTTATGAGAAAGTTATGAGCTGGTTTGATGACAATAAGCATGTCCTTGGTTCGATTGGGATGTGTGTCCTCATAATGCAGGTAATACTGGTCTGATGTTTTTCAACATGACTTTGATTTGCTGTCAGCATTCTTGAGTCTGCTGTGTGAAAAATGATGCTCAACTGCTTTGAGTTGGAATATTATTTCAAAAATGTCAGATTTGTTTTATGAGTTCATTTAAGGCCACATGCTCAGAAAGGAAGCAGATCAGTAATTGGTCCTGCAAAGAAGACATGCTAGACTGGTATTTTGCTTGCCCGTGTTTTGACTTCAGGGTACCTCTTTGGAGTTCCCATATTAAGCCATCTGTTACACTGTCCTTTCAGCTTTCAGGAACTGgttgatttttcattttgaaagcaAGTTCTAGAAATTACCAAAATTAGTCAAATCGTGGCCACTGAACTGAGGAGGTcgatgtgttttaaaaaaacaagttCAGAAGTATCATAATAATCTGTTACGGTTTTGGGGTTCTTGCTCTGGGGAAGTGGTCATGGCACCAAGCTTGCTAGAGTtcaagcatttggacaatgctctcaggcacacgGTGTGATTTTTGTtatcctgtgcagggccaggagttggactcaatgatccttgtgggtcccttcagaatattctatgattctattacTGCCATACTTTTGGGGGAGAATATCTGAATCTGATCTTTTCAGTCACAGTTACCTGACTAAACAAGAACAAGTTGTTGGATCAAAGGGAAGAGTGACTTGTATGTACTGATTCCAAAAAATTGTTGCAGGTATAACAAAGAACCCTGAGAGTTTTTTGCCTCCATCTGTACTCTGACAGATACAGCCCTGGACACCACTATGCGCCTGAACAACATACAGTCAGATTTACTGCTCAGTGTTGAAGCTTGACACATATGGCTAGTGTAGAATGACTGTTCAAACTACAGCTGGGCCATGAACACAGGTCAGCAGTGCAGTTTTGGCAGCCTTCCTGTACTAAAGCCCttattgtttgttttccttcagattCTTGGCATGGCCTTCTCCATGACACTATTCCAGCAGATTCACAGGACTGGCAAAAAATATGATGCCTAAAGCCTCAGAAACATTATCACATCAACCCTTCTGTCTCATCATAAAATGAACACAAAGAATGACTGCAAGGAGCATCACGCCTAGCCCTGCTGAGGAAATCCGTCCCAGTGACAGATCCACTTGGTTGTTACTTGTCCAGTTATTATCACGACTTatttgactctttttttttttcttctgtttcacaTTTGCCATTTATTTGCCAAAGAGGGGGGAAACTCCCCAAACAAATGGATTTTCTACACAAAATCATAGATCTGCTCTAAGAATGTTTCTTAActtaagaaaatgttttgctcTACTAATCCATGCTATATGTGCGAAAATTATGCGTGTTTGACTTCAAGGGAGAATTCTTCAAAGTCTTCCACTAGGTTTTCAACCCTTATGTCTGATTTACTGGAAGACTCAGAAAAGCCACTCTTAACTGAGAGTCCTAGGAATTggagctgctttgctttgcagcttCTTGTACCTTATGGTGTATACTTTTTTATTATGATAatgatgattattattattattatggaTATAGCTTAGAATTTAGTTGCCTGACTTATATCTTGTTACTGTTTTTGGTTTTACACATCTATTGTACATTAATTTGGGAACCGCTGTGCGATCTCCAGAGGACGTGTTTTGCAAAGTTGACAGTAGGTGTGGGCAAAGATATAACTTTTCTCAAGTCCATGGGGAGGCAGCACCTACCTTTATCAGGGCCTTGATGCCCTTACTGTAACAAAGgtatttcctttaaaatcagAGACTCTTCCCTCAGATGGAATGCAAAACCTTCCTATTGGACCAGATGATGATGAGCTTCCTACTTCTTCCTAAAGTTCCAATGCCTTTACTCACCCAAAGCAGTGCCTGGCTGCTTTATGTCATGCTACTTTGAAAGCTAAAAGCACTGACTAAGCAAGTTAATGGCAGCACAAAGGAGAGAGATTGCAGTCTGACCTACTGGCAGCAGACTTCACTGTGTTGTCTGCTTCAAATAGTTTGCCCAAGGCATGGCAAGCTGCTGGATGTGAAGGAAGGGGATGGCAACTTGATGGTACCATTATCATGCCATGGCCTTTGTTGTAGGGATTTCCTCAGGCTAAAGACAGCTGTCTCCCTGAGCTAGAGAAGACAGTTTGATTACGAGTAACCAGATGATGCAGGAAAGGGGCAATTTCCAGAACAGCACTCAGAGATTTTCTGTATTGGCACACCTTCAGTAGAGAATTGTTTTTTGCTGACAGATCGCCAAGTTCATCCACTGGGGTAGTTTACTTAATGCATATTTTTACCAACATACCTGTTAGAAAACTTGAACATGTATTTCTCCACTTCGAATGCTTCTTCATTGCAAGGGGCCCCCACTTACCCGTTGTTACAGGTTTTTGCTGTTTTgtgaaggaagaaggaaaggctCAGACCACAGAGGATGCTCTGATTAAACTTCAATCAGGGTTTGACTCAGCCCTAAAAGAAACACTTCTTTTTGCATGGAGAGCTGTCAGAAGCAACCTTCAAAGTTTACCTCATCCAATGTCACTCTCAGAGAGGTATTGACACATAGGTGAGATGGGGTTCACTATGACATTATTGGGCTGAGTTTCAGAAACTGTTGAAGATGGAGATTTTGTGCCTTTCAGAGCCATGCCATCTCAAACTACTCCTCTGGTAAACAAGATTCTATTACTGTCCAGTCTGAATATTCATACTTCAAGCTCTACAAAGATGTAATTTTCATTGTATCATTCAGCCTTTTTTCTTGTGGGCTGAAATAGCTGTTGAGCCACTTTATATCTGGGAAGTTTTAGTCCTCTCTTTATCTTCCTAATGAGTCCTGCGTGCATCTGTACATCTGGCAGCAATAGTGTTTTGTGTGGCCTACGTGTCACTTTTTTGAGTTCCTATGAAATCAGTGTGACAGGAAGGAGTGTGAATGTGTGGGAGATAGAGATGAATTTAGGGGTTGCAGTGAAGAAGAAGGTTACTATTCTTAGAGCACAGCCCTTGCCCATATGAGCACAATGCCCAAATTTCACAGGGCTCTGGTTTCCCTCTGAAGCAGACAAGGCCATATGGGTTCAGCTATTTCACTTGGATAGCCTTTGAAGGAGTCAGGGAAGAAGCAGAGAGAAAGCACAGAAACTGAATCCAGTTTTACTTCCATTTCTAACAAAAATTGGGACCAGGAGCATCTGAGCCTCACTGGAGATGGCTGTTCCATGTTGAAGAAGGGGCTCTGATGCCCAGTGTATCTGCTGCTACATGTAAGACTGTATCCAAAGTTGCTAAGATGTGTTCTCATTTTTGCAAGAAAAGACAGGATGGTTTTCGTCTGATGGCTCCACTGCATTCTCCCTTTGGGCAGAGGTGCTTAGCTTTCTCTAGATTTTCTGGTGCTCAAAAAGAGCCAGGTGCAGGGCTGAGTAGGAGCATCATCTCTGTCCTTTTTGGGTCGCACAGGGGTACCTGCCGCATCTTACATTTTAATCTGCAGTCAATTTTTGTACAAAAATGGTAAAATATATTAGTGAAAGtaataaggaaataaaagatgTTTATGAGTAACTCAGAGATGAAATGTGTAGTTGCAAACTCAGCTACTTTGCCTTCCATCCAAACTTATTTTTCTAGAATGCTTCATTCCATTTCACGATCTAGAAGCATAGATCCTGAaatctttttttaatgactACTTTAGGTATTTTAAGCACAGTATTAAGTGAGATAGTTACATGAGCTTCATGTATTCATCTCTTTGAAGCCACCTACAGGAGAGGAGTCAAAAGCAGGACTGGTTTGTGTCTCTAGCTGACTCTCTGATGTGGGAGGTGATGACAGACATCCTCAAAGAAGCAGAAAGATAATACCACTTTCCAGGCAGTAAAAAAGAGCTCTGGAAAATGTGAGGTTGCAGCAGTCAGTTTGTCAGAGAAGGCACTAATTGTCCTGTAAACTGGTCAAAGGGAGCTTTGACTCATGTATGTATGCACTTTTTTTTGCTTATGCTGGTGGGTGGCTGCCTGTGTGTTTTCCCCAAATGTCATTCTGATTATTTAACTATAAGTTTTTAgcatgtttttaaataaaaactgataCTGCGTAAAAGTATCTTTAATATACACAAATATTGATTTGTATAAATGCATACCTCCTTGTATCTCTAATTCATGAAAGCACAGTTCAAGTCTGTGAAAATGCGGTTTCTCTGCGTGTTTCTTCAGACTGTAGCACACCTGCTGTCTTACTGTCCTTCATGCTCGGGAGCTGCCATAGAACTTAGGCAGAGACAAAACAGGAGAACTGCCCGAAGAAGCTCTGTTTGAAAGTTGATGAAGTGTGAATTAGCAGTGAATTCTGCTCACTCCTGGTCATACCAAGGCTGTTTGTTACAGGAAGCCTAGGTGGAAGGCACTCAAAAAAAGTGCCCATAGCTAAGTAGCCTGTGAAATGCTAAAAGACATAAATGTCTCTGAGATGACAGAAGATGCCTTGGATATGTCATGCTTTGAGTTCCTGGACTATGACTATGTTAAGCCAGCTCTCCTATTCTGTGTCCACGCACTCCATTTCTATGCATGAAATACAAACTCACACACAGGGAGGGTGCAAGCACAGAAGGCAACCAGACTGATCCTCGTGGTCTTTCCTGGATGATATATCGGTCAGGCATAGAAAAGGCAAGGAGGAAAAGGATGTTTTCCCAGCAGATGGTTCTTGGGAGCAGCATGGAATAGGCCACACATAATTCTGATGTAACTTCTTTCCATAAGTTGAGCAGCTTCATCCTGTAGCTGGCATGGGGAAACCTGGAGATGTTTGCCTCTGGGCTAGCCATCTGTTGTGCAGTAGAGAGTAGACGCTAAGAAACAACATGCCATTCCCACCGGGTGATGTTTGCACCAGTGTTTCTTCTATGCAATACCTACTTTCGCCTTTATATAAAAGATTTTTACTAGgatgatataaaaataaaggattttttaaaaggtgCCTCTTTCAACTCATTTGTCTCCTAACTCCACCACCAAAACTGAAaagagaccaaaaaaaaaaaaaaatcccaaaaggtGACTCACAGAGATCTATTccagctccactgcagctgaAATTGAGAGCTGTTGAAGCTGTTTCATTTGTGAAAAGATTCCTCTCCCCTGCCTCCACACCACCTTCCCCAGTCCTCTTTCATCCTTCAAAACagtattaaaacagaaaaaggtgtgaaaaatccccaaataatggaaaaattattttaggagCCTGATACAGGAAAGAGATTGCGAGGGTCACAGAGAACACAGAATAGCTGATGTGAGGACAAAATAGTAGAGAGCTTGAAAGACATTCAGAGGACACTGAGAAGTCTTGGACAAAATGTGAACACTGATTAACACTCAGAGAATGATTACAGAATAGCCCTCCAAATGCCAGGAAAGTAGAAGATTGGCTGAAAGATCCCCAGATGAAACAGAAGCCAAGCAGAAGTGAACAAAGCAATGGAGAGTCTGAAAGAGATTTCGAGTGCATACACTAGcctcagggaagggaagaaagtcTGTAAGTgctcaagaaaacaaaatgcagcagTGTCAGAGgccaagaaagaaagagataAGGCAAAGAACCACCTCAGAGAATACAGAAGAGGCTCAGTGATAACAAGAAAGTAACAAAGCTATTAAAGGAGCTCCAGACTACTCAGTAGTACCAAGGCTGGCCTGaaaagaagatttttaa carries:
- the TSPAN9 gene encoding tetraspanin-9 isoform X7 encodes the protein MVTGFLGCLGAIKENKCLLLSFFVVLLIILLAELILVILFFVYMDKVSESAKKDLKEGMKLYNSENNIGLKNAWNIIQAEMKCCGVNDYTDWYPVLGENIVPDRCCMENSQDCGRNSTESLWKTGCYEKVMSWFDDNKHVLGSIGMCVLIMQILGMAFSMTLFQQIHRTGKKYDA